The proteins below come from a single Odontesthes bonariensis isolate fOdoBon6 chromosome 18, fOdoBon6.hap1, whole genome shotgun sequence genomic window:
- the cdca8 gene encoding borealin has translation MAPRKRTTRQRKNNPKSAKLEAFLEDFDSEVKTRVGQLKEKLNQLLKDVDNSYNMALIKLPKAVRQANWLEHCKADRPQAAGVDSVKREAEAAIVESIVAEDHAVLLKSVKKTTRKKGGAKAADEENTPSTTRRGRASKKPPTTSKRAKALTVSKQSATIRRSNRKPLVTPARGLMDSSLLMGSTPLITPRFDPRLPQTPSVRIPRHKERVYSISVNGSPIAAGGEDIVINVPMGNGESVQLLASQMDSVDLSLLDETALRSIRLLQNRLTSLCGTSE, from the exons ATGGCTCCAAGGAAGAGGACCACCAGGCAGCGGAAGAACAACCCAAAGTCCGCGAAGCTGGAAGCTTTTCTGGAAGATTTCGACAGCGAAG TGAAGACCCGGGTGGGGCAGCTGAAGGAGAAGCTCAACCAGCTGCTCAAAGATGTGGACAACAGCTACAACATGGCGCTGATCAAGCTGCCCAAAGCTGTGCGGCAGGCAAACTGGCTGGAGCACTGCA AGGCTGACAGACCGCAGGCCGCTGGCGTGGACAGCGTAAAG AGGGAAGCCGAGGCGGCCATCGTGGAGAGCATCGTCGCCGAGGACCACGCCGTCCTCCTGAAATCAGTCAAGAAAA CCACCAGGAAGAAGGGCGGAGCCAAGGCGGCGGACGAGGAGAACACCCCCAGCACCACACGGCGG GGCAGAGCGAGCAAGAAGCCCCCGACCACATCCAAGAGGGCCAAGGCGCTGACGGTCAGCAAGCAGAGCGCCACCATCAGGCG GTCCAACAGGAAGCCTCTGGTCACTCCTGCCAGGGGCCTGATGGACTCCTCCCTGCTGATGGGCTCCACGCCGCTCATCACGCCACGCTTCGACCCCAG ACTTCCTCAGACCCCCTCAGTGAGAATTCCTCGCCACAAAGAGAGGGTCTACAGCATCTCGGTCAACGGCTCTCCCATCGCAGCAGGAGGGGAGGACATCGTCATCAACGTCCCCATGGGTAACGGAGAG AGCGTCCAGCTGCTGGCCAGCCAGATGGACTCTGTGGACCTTTCTCTGCTGGACGAGACGGCTCTGAGGAGCATCCGCCTGCTGCAG AACCGCCTCACCTCTCTGTGCGGGACGTCGGAGTGA